TACTTGCGCCGGGAGCCGCGGACACCTCTGCCAGCACCTCCAGCGCGTTGGGCGTGGTCATGGTGAACTCGATGACCCGCACACCGCCGGCGGCGATGGCCTCCGCCACCCGGAACAGCGGCTCTGCCGAAGCCAGCCGGATGACGGCCACCACCCCGGTCTCCTCGATGATGTGCAGTACTTCCGCCCGGTCAGGACTGCGGGACATGGCTGTTTTCTCCCCATTTATTTATTGCGCACTATCTTGTTATCGTAAAACGAGAGCCGCCGGCCAGCAACTGCTCCACCTCCTCGCGCTCCGCCCAGCACATGTCCCCGACCATGGTGTGCTTCAACGCGCACATGGCGTTCCCCCACCGCACCGCCCGCTCCAGGTCTCCTTCCAGGTAGCCGCAGATGAAGCCGGCGGTGAAGGCATCGCCGGCCCCCACCCGATCCACAATCTCCACCTCGTACCAATCGTCCTGGATGATCTGCCCGCCGGCGAACGCCATGGCCGAGACGCGGTTGCGCAGGATGGTGGGCGTCTCGCGCAGGGTGATCGCCACCGCCTCGAAGCCGTAGCGCTCCGCCAGCCGGCGCGCCGTAGCCGCCGGCGTGGCCTCCTGCACCCCAAACACCACCTCCGCACAGGCCTCCGAAGTGATGAGGACATCCACATACTGCATGAACGGCTCCTGCACGCGGCGCGCCTTTTCGGGCGGCCACAGGTTGCCGCGGTAGTTCAAGTCGTACGTCACGCGCAGGCCGGCCGCCTTGGCGGCGCGCAGTGCCGCTTCCACCGCCTGCGCCGCGGAGTTGCTCAGCGCCGGCGTAATGCCGCTGGTGTGAAACAGCGCCGCGCCGGCAAAGGCCTTCGCCCAATCCACATCCGCCGGCCCCAGCATGCTGGCACAGGAGCCGGCGCGGTCATACACCACTCGGCTGGGACGCGGCGACGCCCCGTGCTCTATGAAGTACAGCCCCACCCTGCCTTCCGGCTTCCAGACCAGGAACTGTGTGCCCACCCCCATCTCGCGCACGGTGTTGTGCACCAGCCGGCCCAACGGCGTCTGCGGCAGGGCGCTGATCCACTCCGCCTCGTATCCCATGCGGACCACGCCGGCGGCCACATTTAGCTCGGCGCCGCCGACCTGCACCTCGAAGATGCTGGTCTGCTCGATGCGCATATGATCGGGCGGGGATAACCGGATCATGGCTTCTCCAAGGGTGACGACGCGCATTGCCAGGACCTCCATTCAGGCATGATTGCCAGACCACTTTTCACACTATACCCGCTCCCCGTGAACCGTGCAAATCTCGGCGCACAAAAAACCTCCCATGGGCGAGACCCATGGGAGGAGAACGAGCGAGATGATGACATGCCGCAGGGTCAGGGGGTCACAGCCCGACGGCGCCGGCCGGCTCCAGCACCTCGATATCCACCTCACAGGCGGACAGGCGGCCCAGGATATTGACCAGGATGCGCACCCGGCCGGCGCCGGAGATAGGCCGCTCAAAGATGGCCTCCAGGTCCTTCAATGGGCCGCTGGTGATGCGCACCCGCTCCCCCGGCGCGATGTAGCCGTAGCCGTGCTGGTTGAGCAGTTCCACCCGCCGGCGCAGTAGGTCGATCACGCGCTGGGGCACCCGCGCCGGCTCGCCGCCAAAGCTCACCAACGCGGTTACACCCGGCAGCCACTCCAGCCGAGAACGCGGCACCTTTGGCAGGACGGCGC
This window of the Anaerolineae bacterium genome carries:
- a CDS encoding sugar kinase; this encodes MRVVTLGEAMIRLSPPDHMRIEQTSIFEVQVGGAELNVAAGVVRMGYEAEWISALPQTPLGRLVHNTVREMGVGTQFLVWKPEGRVGLYFIEHGASPRPSRVVYDRAGSCASMLGPADVDWAKAFAGAALFHTSGITPALSNSAAQAVEAALRAAKAAGLRVTYDLNYRGNLWPPEKARRVQEPFMQYVDVLITSEACAEVVFGVQEATPAATARRLAERYGFEAVAITLRETPTILRNRVSAMAFAGGQIIQDDWYEVEIVDRVGAGDAFTAGFICGYLEGDLERAVRWGNAMCALKHTMVGDMCWAEREEVEQLLAGGSRFTITR